Part of the Limihaloglobus sulfuriphilus genome is shown below.
TTGATAAATGTGTTTAATTTCGAGAGGCCGCGGCGTGATTATCTGCTCAGCTCGCTTGCAGGCCCCGGCGCTAATCTGCTCATATGTCTGGCTATCTGGCTGATGCTGCGGCTCCCGATGCCGGATCAAGTAAAAGCCTTTCTTGTAGGGACTTACCTTATTAACGGTATCCTGGCGGTTTTGAATCTTATTCCGATATCGCCTCTTGACGGCAGCAAGATATGGCCCTGCATCATACCCGGCATGAAAATCGTCAACCCTTCGAGGTTCAGGATGACCGGCCTGATAATCCTGCTTCTGCTGATTTTTACCGGCGGTATCGCTATGGTTCTCGATCCCGTGCTGGGCTTTATGCTCGATGCCCTGATGGACAAGAGCCTGGTAAACACATTTTATGAGGTTGTAAAGGTTAAGGCATAGCCCCTGCGGCCTGCCGCTTAAATTATACTGCGGTACACGGCCTCTACCGTCTGGGCCATTCGCCGCGGCGTAAACATCTCCCGCACTAAGTCTTGGCCGTTTTTGCCGAGTTGTTTTCTTAAATCCTCGTCTGAGAGTAGTTTATCGCAGGCGTCAACCAGAGCAGGAATGTCTCTGGGCGGCAGCAGAAAACCGGTGTTCTCGTTAATGACCTCCTTTGCCCCGTCAATATCAAAGCTGACCGCGGGCGTTGCGCATAGCAGCGATTGCGGCAATACCCTTGCCAGCCCCT
Proteins encoded:
- a CDS encoding site-2 protease family protein, which encodes MINLTFLLYLFPGLIIGLTFHEAAHAYSALLLGDKTAYKMGRVSLDPLRHLSPLGTLALFFLGFGWGKPVLINVFNFERPRRDYLLSSLAGPGANLLICLAIWLMLRLPMPDQVKAFLVGTYLINGILAVLNLIPISPLDGSKIWPCIIPGMKIVNPSRFRMTGLIILLLLIFTGGIAMVLDPVLGFMLDALMDKSLVNTFYEVVKVKA